The Citrus sinensis cultivar Valencia sweet orange chromosome 4, DVS_A1.0, whole genome shotgun sequence DNA segment ttaaaattaaaaaaaattgggctaatagaacctactcggtctttttaatgtcctaaataaaaatttaggactttaattagttaattaggcttaaaagtttaataatataaatattttgatttttttttatttttaccaatatttataattttataattttataatttatttactagtaattttaataaaataaaataaaattaaaaattaaaatgggcaaatgggtaggggatagagattccacctcatcctcgtcccctccccgaataagaaattgggtatgaaattatctcATACCCTCTCCAAATGAGAAAAATCCCTGAAGGTACCCGTCTCCATGAGaatttttgtcatccctaataAATAGCACTTACATCTTATTTGCTTAATTATCgaaaatgattatatgaaATGACACATAAACGACACACCTTCGAAGCCGTTGCTCTGGTTGATCTGATGATCTGGCACCCCGCATGCAGATGTAGGTCACACGGTCAAATTGGGTTTTGATAGGCGGGCCCATTCAACATTTCACAGATAGTAGGTCAAGACTGGCCCATAAGTAAttctatttcatttaataCTAGAAATACCtccttttttccttaaatagACAAcgttttcatttataaatcttttaattttaaataactttcttgctcttaaaattcttttgtacTTTTGATATCcgtatttttttccttcaaactTTCTCTACTGTTTAATTTCTAAACCTTACATCTtggaaaataacaaatatattaatgggtgtaatgaaattttatcacACCTACAAAATATGGGCACAGTAAATAGTTTGAGAATCCTTTAAAAATGATCTGTTTGTgggataaaagattaatcaacTTTAGTTTCTATGTTTAttacaagaattttattagaattacTTCTTAGAATGAGAGTtctgtttcctttttctttcctttctattttcatttgtCAAGTGACATAACTTGAAGTATACCATAGCCTTTAAGAGGTGGTTTCACTGAGAGTATAGTCTTTTGGAGAATTATTTAACtgcaaagaaatgaaaaaacaaacaaacaaacaaacaaaggaaagaaagaaagaaatattgcagtattttaaaaaatgcagggatataaaaaattcatactgtgcaagtaaaataattgaacagagggaaaaaatatataattagggataatgagatttttatgaaattaataaaggaTGCCAATAGTCCTACTCTTTGCTAAAGGAggtctattttttattttaaataaaaaattctgttTAACTTTCGGTGGAATCaagataaatatgaataacttATCTGTATGAGTATGAccaatatcatttttatcctttattattattattatattaaaattttttattaataactctgaaaaaagaaattaaattttcaatagatTGGATTCGTAATGGGATGAATATTCGAAGAGGTTGAGGACCCGCATCTAAAGCTTTATCTTTGCTTGTAAAAATGAATAGAGGCGAGGCCGCACGGGCATGCGCATGCACTGAGATTCTCTAAAGGGGGTATGTATATTGGACGGTGTCAGcagcaccaccaccaccaccagaaACTTCATCAAGCACCTTCCATCTAAGCTAAAGCCAACAATTCATTGCAGAAAGGAAAATTCACCCGAAACAGAAGTGGGTCCAACCGCAACGGGCCGGAGAGGTGTACGTGTTTGGTCTATTCGGATCCTCGAATGACAAATGCAGCTCATCTTGGCCTATTCATATCCTGACAACCAagattcataaattaaatataatggTAATTAATTTCCTCAcccattcaaattttttttttttttttagcaactCAAcagattttaataattaatccaATTGGAGCACATATTTATGCACATGCTATGGTGGCGCATCTCCCATATACTTACAGCTTTGTCACATTCCATTCATTGACTGAACAGAATGGAAGGCCTAGTGATTAGTGTTGTCAACTTTATCTGAAACTTTTTGCCCTTTTCATTTCTCTGCCAAGAGAAGTGGTTGACTGTGCTCTCCCACAACCCCGGCTTTGGGTCTCCACTAACCTAAGCTGTGCTTTTCTTTTGATCTTTTCAGAAAGAGAGGAGGAGTGGAAATTGAAAAGGATTCTCTCTTtcacaaacacacacaataGTGACTGCTGATGCAGTTAGTTTCAACTTTCAACATGGCTTGCGAAATCAACTACCATAGATAAatacatattaattaaataattaacttatATAATCTGGGTGCAATTGTCGCAGAGTTGATGTCCACTTTACCGGTTGCTGCAGGCTGATTAGAAAAGaatattgtttaaatatatgtGGGTAATGGATTCACCAGTGTACAAGAAATATTGAGATGATGGAAAGACGTGGATCTCTGATGCGGTTTTACAGATACCACAGATACCTTTAGTTCAACTTTCTAGTTAATTAAGGTCGTTAATTACAGGATTATGCGAGCCACATATACCTTTTATTTAGTGAAAAATTAGGTCCTTGCACTgcataaataaaagttgaaactacaacAAACCATCACCTTaccacattaatttttttttttttttaagtttgcaGATGGGAAGCAGTTGCCACAAGCACACACCTTACTTTAGGCTTAGGGGGAAGGAGAAACTGCAGTACAGTCATCATGATCAGGCCctaaaacatttatattaaGGGCCGTTTgaagttgtttttcaaagatttaaaagtgatttgaaaaagtaattttggtatttagtaaattgttttagaaatcactttagagaaaattataCTTATcttgtaaaaatattgaaaagtAAGGAAGAATtaccttttaaaaattagttttaggACTAATTTGGTAATGCCAtaacttttaatataattactattaGGTATGCTATGAAAATAATCAGTTATGAAGAGAATTTtggtcaaatttatttttaaaagcagtcgtatgtgtttggtaaatattactattaaagtattataagaatgtaaatgattgaatttgatattatactaaataaaatttatttactcatttctaaacatgtatataaaatattttttgttgtgtatatataataattgataattaaataaatattttgtattataatttttttattttgttatctcaatataattgaaaataataattatctctttaaagttaatattttatttcttaattaataaggataattttacatttttataagatataaaacaaattctcaaaaattagcttttaaaaAACTACTTTTCTCTGCTTTTCAATCTGTTGTAAGATAGGGTGATTTTATCAAAAGTTATTTCTTAgaaaatttactaaacaccaaaattaatttttttttttacttttgaaaatcacttttaaatcTCCAAAAAGCAACTGTAAATAAGTCTTATACTTAATATATTCTCATATATattctcataaatattataaaaatctaaaaatttccttattaattaagaaacaaaatcattaactttaaggatgttattattattaccaattatattgagataacaaaataaaaataaaaataatataaaatatttattttagtaatcaattattttacatatatatatatatatatatacacaataaaaaattttttatgtgcatgttaataaaaatatgtaaataaattttatttaacattatactCATTTcaatcatttacattattacaaCAATTTAACACTGagatttatcaaacacatacgactgcttttaaaacttacagtacttttaaaagtaaattttattaaatatataattcattttcttcacaTCTGATTATTTATACAgtacaaataacaataattattttaagggTTATAACATTACCAAACTGCCCCTAACACATGTGCTCACGAGATCTTGCAATTCGTTTGACCGAACCACTATCCCTTCTCAAGCAATAGTCTATGCTTGAAGGAACCAGAGGAGCCTGTGATTTTCCGTAGGAGTTCCAACACAAGGCCTGTTGAAAACTTTGATACTTTGACGAGGGTTTCAATTGAATGTCGATTAGATCAACGTCAGAGCACGGGACGCTGTTACTACATGCTAGATGAATTGGCTGCACTGAATATGTTCCAATTATCTGATTGAATTCAACACCGGATATTGCCACGGCTCCTGTTTGGTTGTTGCATAAATGCTTGTCACAATAGTATTGGTCAATTATTATAGGAACCTTAACATCCGACACTTGAATGCTGGAAAATGAAACGTTCTTGACGGATCCAATGCCACCCTGTGAATTAActgaaatattattactatcaGAAGCCAATGCTAAAGTttacaatttataattaatatttaaaatgaaacatcAATTTATGTACTCGAATTTGGTACCTGCCACGTCTTTATCCTAACCCCAGCTAGAGTATTTTGCAATGAAATTTTCTCCACAACAATATCGGAGACACAGGCAACGCTCTTGTCTTTCCCTAGTCCTCCTAAACTGTggttatttattataataagaaacaaaattaaattaacaaccATCTTTTGCTTAATGCCAGATACATGATACTGTATACATCTTGAATCAGAATCGTGATCAGTGCACCGAATCAGATTTAATATCTTGCTTACCTTATACCATGACCGGGGCCGCAATTAATGTGATGGATGTGAACGTTTGAGCATCCAGTTTGTATTGATACACAGTCATCTCCTATTCAAAACGAGAACCCATGCgtttgttaatatttaaaagcaATATTACCAAATCTATAGTGATGTTGCTGATGTGCGCACGCTGGTAtcatatttccttttttaaaaaattttttatttctcttgggTCTAGGAATCACGGTTAATCACTAATGCTTGACCCACAGAGCCCAGGAGAAAAAGTTGCCCTAGTGCTTCTGTTCATGCTTGCCTTCAAAAGTTAGTTTAGTGACAgttatgttattaaaaaaaaaaaattcttgaaaaCCAATCATATTTTCCCGCAGCAGATTACTTTTTGTCTGCAATACCAACGTGCCATGCACCATCGAttctctatttaattattggaaTAGTCACAACCACACGTAATAGGCAATTAACAAGGTTTATACTGTATATAAAGAtaggtgtgtgtgtgtgtcataTACAGCTAGTACTTAGTTCTAATTTCTTACCGCATGCAATATCAGAATGCTGAATTTCTACGTCTTTTGTGTTTTGAAGATGAATGCCGTCGGTATTTGGGCTATTTTCTGGAGAagaaatatgaatatttttaacctTGATCCCACCGGAGCTGTCAAATTTTAGATGGCACAGAGGACtgttgttgattttgatatcTCGAACTGTGACATTATAGCTTGCATAGAATCTTAATGCCTGCAATTGTATTGCAAATGCAATATTAATTTGGAGCAGTCTACGTAACTACTATGATCATAAATTCTAGTAATTAATTCTAACTAGTGAGGGAAATCCTTACCGTTGGTTTCATTTCTGGAATGTGTTTGGATTTCTTCTGCCAATGCGATGTAACAACGTATAGCTGCTATTAATTATACTATacgaaaaaaattaacttatatAATTTAGTTTGAAAGAACTATATATGATATCATTAATACACTAACCTGAATAGAGTTACTTTGAGAGCCGCCCCACCATTCAAAGCCTTGaccatcaacaattccattaCCTTGAATGGTGAAGTTATGGAGCCATTTGAAATTTATCCACTGAAACAAACTAGATTTTGGCCATGAACCTACTTTTGGAGGTGCCAAAAGGGTGCCATCAATCTGTTGGAATTCCACTTCCATTAGTTTTGTTTGTTAGTGTCATGCAAACTAACTGTGTAATAAGgatattataagataaaaactgacaattaattgttaattataagaattaataTAGTCATTCCTgtcctttttcaatttttttttttggtttaatttaataaataatgcgATGAAATTGCTGTTCGAGAATCAGTGAGATGAGctaaaaagaagagaaagcaaacctGAAGAACAAGGTTAGGCATGCATGGACCTTGAAGAGTTATGGGCTTGATAAGGAACTTGAACTCTGACGGAATTTCCACTGTAGCCCCAGCCACCCTGCATGCAGCTTTCCATGCTGCTATTAGTGCCTGCAGTTAAATTATATTGACAATTTAATAACTTCTCAAGAAAATTATTCACACGCACACACGcagagacacacacacacacacaaaagaacgttgatatatatatatatatatcttaatttGCAGCTAACGTTGTTTAATTTACCTTTGTATCATCAGAAACTCCATCTCCCTTAGCTCCAAATGACAAAACATCGAAAATACTGGACTTCGTCCGGTTATAAGAACCATAATGAGGAAGAGGTGCTGGTGCGGGTAATGGAAATCTTGAATCAGGCTCAGGGCCATGCTTATCTTTCTGATGCTTGTGAGGGCGGGGCTTGCTTTTCTTGGTGTGATGCTTTCTTGCCTCGACTGACATTATGGAAAATGTGACCGACACAATCAGCAGAAAAATCAGAACAAATAGAAGAGATGATTTATCGTTTCTCCTCATCTCAGCTCTATCTCAAACAGATCAGGGAATTCTGAACGGCAGCTTGTTTCAGGTGGGTTTGCTTTAATTTGCTCGATCGTAGCAGAAAAGTGAAGTAGTTATATATAGACAGTTATATAGAGAAATAGAGTAGCGATGGCATGCACATTTTCATTTGCAGTTGTGGTGAATAtagatattatatataaattaggtTAATGCCCCCGGCCCCAGGTATCTTTACTGGCACGTACAGCTAAAGCTTCCTTTGTGAGTTTTAGTGGACACTTCAAATGACCATTTTGGCCATTCCCGTTTAGAGAGTGGCTGTTGTGTTGCTTGTTAGAAGTGATCAAAATAATAGCAACCATAGCTAGTTTTGTGTTGGGGGGCCGGGGGAAGCTTGTATTATTAGGATAAGGTTTGGATAATTTTCTTAACCCACCCccataacaaaatttaagaaacTAAATACCTAAATCTAAGCGTGATGATATAACATGAATGGTTGTTCGTGCACTGGAAGAGAGAGTAGTCTCCTGTCCTAATTCAATCAGCAGACGAATTAGCGCACTAACTTACTATATTCAAACCTTCATCCCTAAAAGTGCCTTTCAAACAAGTTGCattaaattaagcaaaatcgAACGCCCCACCCCCACAAAATGTCAGCTATTAATCACTTTATTCGTTAACATACATCATTAATAATGTCCAAAAAGAAAACCCCAAAATGGAAGGAGGTGGTCCTAGGTTTTAAGTTCCAGACAAATTAGAGTTGGCCACTCGAGCTTTCACTCTCATTGCATTCTCTCTGTCTCTATACGATGTTAATTTAATGAGAAAGTATTGAGTTCAATAGAATTATTGTCTTTCACGTgtacttttaaaatacatttgCCACAagaatttaacaaattaatgaaagaGTATATCTTGAAAAACATCCtcctttttttctaatttaatgcTAGACTAAAAGAGTGATTtacatctatatatatatatatatatatatatatatatatatatatatatatatatatatatatatatatatatatgtatgtatgtatgtatatagaATAAAACTTCGATAAATTGTTAACCTTAggattatgaaaaatttattaatttagtcaatattattatatcgataaattaataattattaatttatataagtGATCGCAttcataattgaaatttttatgaagTATAAAGATAGTATAAGAATGTAAATATTATGTTAGATCGTATGATATAATTCTGATTTGATGAAtcacttaataaatttttagttgaATCACGATTACGTGGTGACTcataaaaaaagtattttatagataataagattttttaaaatttattacttaattaacttatctaattattaatttaccttCCAGTCGAGATtagcaaaaattattattttattaaaattattaatttatcaaatattaatttcactaAGTGATACCATTGTGTATATACCCAAGTGCTGAGAATACAGCTAGGTAAACAAGCTCGTGTGGAATCAAAATCTGGTCATTCTGACAATAAGAAGACCCATTTCATGGAAGAGATAGAGATATGGCAGTTTTTTTCAAGTTACTAGATGTTGAGGACCCCTCTACTAGCATTCTAATGGGTAGCCTCAGGGCATAGGTGGAAGTTATGGTTACCACGTTCATACATGAAACGTGAAGACTGAAGATAAAAtggagaaaagagagagagagagatgaatTTGTATTGTGATTATATAACTTATCAAGTGATATATacattacaaatattttaattcaagatCATGCACTTTGTTAAGGTCGGAAAAGTTATCAAACtacatgttttaaaaatataatgacattatactattaaattatataatttaataattttttaaaattttaataaattctaaaatactAAATCTAATCAATACttacacatacatacatacatacatacatatatatcatTCTCCAATGAAGATGTCactaaagtataaaaaaatttgtctattactgtattaaattatgtatttttgatTTGTTAGTTAtatctttaacaaaataaaaattccttTGTTAGTGAATgattatacatacatatatatatatatacataaatatatatatatatatatatatatatttatgtatttatg contains these protein-coding regions:
- the LOC102629774 gene encoding polygalacturonase At1g48100; this encodes MRRNDKSSLLFVLIFLLIVSVTFSIMSVEARKHHTKKSKPRPHKHQKDKHGPEPDSRFPLPAPAPLPHYGSYNRTKSSIFDVLSFGAKGDGVSDDTKALIAAWKAACRVAGATVEIPSEFKFLIKPITLQGPCMPNLVLQIDGTLLAPPKVGSWPKSSLFQWINFKWLHNFTIQGNGIVDGQGFEWWGGSQSNSIQKKSKHIPEMKPTALRFYASYNVTVRDIKINNSPLCHLKFDSSGGIKVKNIHISSPENSPNTDGIHLQNTKDVEIQHSDIACGDDCVSIQTGCSNVHIHHINCGPGHGISLGGLGKDKSVACVSDIVVEKISLQNTLAGVRIKTWQGGIGSVKNVSFSSIQVSDVKVPIIIDQYYCDKHLCNNQTGAVAISGVEFNQIIGTYSVQPIHLACSNSVPCSDVDLIDIQLKPSSKYQSFQQALCWNSYGKSQAPLVPSSIDYCLRRDSGSVKRIARSREHMC